ACTTGTCAGGAAACGATAAACATCATGAAATTAAGTTTATGGGTTTCCACAAACTGTTAGTCACCTTCAGTGACAACTTTAGTCACCTGAAGTGACGTCAAGAATGAAGCCAAACCTCaatgaaaaaagtgaaatagtTCTTCTGAATTCTGCAAAAAGGGAAATGTCACATACTATTAGTTCATTAGCACCACCACTTTTAACCAGCCTCTAATAGCTAAGCAGCTATCGCAAGGATTGATGATCAAATTTTGACATTAACTGTGCCCAGAACATGAATTGTAATCCTAATCCAAGACTTTAGTGAACTCCAGAGTTTTCCTTTGGCACCAGCCTGAGGTTGAATGTTCgacaaaactaacaaaaaaaaaacctttgaagAAATTGAAGCATTTGCTGGTATATTTTTGTCACTTACCTTTTCCTCCAATTTCACATCCCCACTTCCTGTCCTTGCAAATTTCTCTCCGCTGTATTTGTCCTGTCCCTGACTTGTTTTCACTTGGACCTCACAgtcctcattttcattttgtatctCCTTCACTTTGTATTGGTTCACCTTAGTTCTCCACGACCTGTGACCCCTACTGTTAAAGTTTGTCATCCTTCAGCTATTTGGATTTTTCCACATGCTCAAACCTAACAGCCTGAGTATTGAACTATTTTACCAGTGTAAACCTTAAATGTTTCCCTTCATTAGCACAACAGAGCCTTCATCTCTATGCACTGCTGAGGTGTAATTTTTCATCTAAATAtgataaaaatatgaaaaggtCTCACCTATAAAGCATCTACGTggtaaataaaatcatttcctAGAGAACATCTTCCTGACTTTATATAAACACTAGACAGTTCAGTAGCTTTTCATCAAATGATGTTATAACTTTTGGGACTTTTAAAATGCAGGGCTTAGGTCTGAGGgcggcgcacacacacactaccttTTTTCACGGCCGTCTTCATCATTTTGGGTGGACTCAAAAGAAACAGCAGTCCTTGGTAGAAGATCTGGTTGTATGGAGGAACTGTACACTGTTGCAACAAGAAGTACTTCAGTGAATTGAAAAGTAGTTGCTACTTTTCATCTTAACTGTGCAGGAGTTATTTCAGCTTACAGTTGCCATCCAGGTTGTCCATGCTTTGagcctttttctcttctttcttctcttccttctgtGTAGAAAGGAACTCCTGAGAGGCCGACTTTACTGCGTAGAGGGAacccttcttcctctttgaaGATGATCCTCTTAAAGCTGAGAGTCAAAAAACGTGGGCAAAGGGTGAGGTGAAATAGTTGACCTATCGGGATACAGCACATCTGATGTGTTGACTGAAAAACTTACGGTGAATCTTTTTAAACACAGTTGATCCCATGAATTTCAGAAATCTGTCTGCATAAAAGCTGGGCCTGTGAACTGACACTGTATCCTGAAAAGCAAAGACAGCTcttaaaaatacacattcacTCACATACATTGTACATTAACCTGCTAGTGTACTGATCTATCGATGGATGTGAGGTAACATACCCCATCATGCACAAGAGCCTTCCATGAGTGCTCCACCTTCTTAATGAACCTGAAAATATCgagatgtttaattttttaatgacAACATTATTGCAGACAGAACGCTGCATTTCTATGTATGTGTTACACTCTGAGCTCACCTGTAGGACTGGAGGATGTCAATGATTCCTAAAAAGATGAGCAAGCTCTCATCTTTATGTTTGGCAGGAATTCCACccaatctgaaaaataaaataaaacgcaTCACATAagattttgtttaaatataaaacagaatTGTACATTTGTAAACTGTAACCATAACCTTTTGGcaatctgcatcagtgaaatcACACACATTGTTAATTGTCATTTGGGACCGATCAAACTGGAACAAGACTGCATAAGAAAACACTCctgaaataaacagcaaaatatatttaaagttgCTTTAGAAAGTTAAAGGTAACACCTCGAATTTGTTATGCCATTGCGTTTCTCTGAAggtgaataaaatgtttgaatcaTTTTGCTTACTGGAGTAAAACACCTGCTCTAAGTGCCTGGCAGGTGCAGAAAGAACTTTAATATGGAATCAAGTTGAAAAATGAGCTGCTGAAAACTATATATGTACATACAACAGAGAAAGAGTGTTTCTCACGTGTCGTCATCAGCCACAGGTTCAGGGTCCTTCAGGTTGCCTTGGATGGACTCGAGGGCGGTGGAGTAGAGGACTTTCTGTCCCTTCCTGCTGTCACAACGACTTCCTCTGCTCAGCGGCTTCCTGTCCAAAACATGAATCCCCAGCAGGAGACTGTAGTCCATGATCTTAAAGCTCTCTAAGACCTGATGAGGCGAGGAAACTGCATGTGAGCAACCAATAAAACAAGCATCAATCTATCataaaaatttgaaagaaaGCTTAAATAATTCCCACCAAGACAACTATTGTTTCATTATTTGGAGGCTAAAGTGTTCCACATATAGACAGGAAATTCAGCTTTTGAGTGACAAAACAGTATGTGTGCCATATCAAACCATATATTTGTACACAGTTACCTGTAACCAATCTGTACACAgataaatgtattcaaatatATAATGCATATTCTTTTTGTTACTTCAGCACACAATGCGACTCCTCCTTTGGTTATCAGGAGAAAGTACAACCTGGTCTTTAGGATGCAACCCTGATTTCTGAGCTCCAtacaacacacaaaagagaaTGTAATGACGTTTGCTTTTTTCTAcagctctaaaaaaaaaaaaataataataatcactgtCTGGTTTCTTTTTCAAGTGCCCACTATAAACCTTTCTTCACCAAACTGTAAATTGATGTCTTCAGCATCAACATGGGCCCAGATGAAGGTACTAAATCAGGATTTGCAGCCCAAAGGTACAGTACAACATAAGCCTCAATCCCTCTGACCAAGCTCTGATTTCACAAAGTAAATGCTGTAAACAAAGAGGCCTTGTTTTCTCCTGTATTACATAACACACTGAGGTCACATACCGAGAACCCCGATAAGAGCATGTTACACACAGCTGTTCAGCCCGATTACACAGGTCAGGTGCTTTGCTTTGCTGGGGGTTAATCCTCTGTTGAGTGGCTGCTATTGTTTGACATTAATGAAATAACAGGCAGATACTAATGGGGTCATCATAACAGCTCAAGCCGCAACGAAGGGGCTTGTCATGGTTGCATAATGGTGTTCTGGTGGTGGAGCTGTGTGATGATCACTGGCTGAATTCAGTTCAGCCAACAATTTGATCAGCAATTTATCACTCAATTATTTATCAAGCATTCTTCATCTCTAATCTGAGTTCAACCAGCTGTCCAGTGTAGCTTCACATTCAGCATACAGAACTAGGAGGGCTATGGAACTTCCCATTCAACTCTTTACAGCAAGAATTGATCATATTTTGGTCAACTTCCCTGTATGCCACACAGCATAGGTTGTTTaggctaattggtgactctaaattgtctgtaggtctgagtgtgagtgagagtagttgttggtctctatctGTCCAGGGGtaaccccgccctcacccagtgtgagctgggattggctccagcaccacccgtgacccggaaacagataggcagcagcagatgatgatgatgaatttaaGCAATTTAAAACCTTTCAATCTTAGTAATCCTACCATTTGTCCTTCAGTACTTCCATCAGCAAAAAGTTGTTTTTAGTTCCTAATAATGCTCCAAGGAATTATCCAGACCATCAGCTATTAAAACTTTGGTGTTAGTTTCTTTCAACTCACAGTGTTGAAGTTGTCGGCATTGTTTAAATGCTGTAATATCTCTTTCGATTTTGCTTGTGATGTAACcgaggaaataaaaatgtgtcttccCAGCGACGATAAATATCTGTAACTCTGCTTAAATTCTAAAGTCCACTGAATGAATCCTGTGTGTCATACAACCCAGACTAAAAACGTCACGGTCCATCATGGCGTTTGAGTGAACGCACCCGACAGTCCCTCTGCAGGGTATTCATCAGGGCGTTGTAGGTGTCGGAGTCAAAGTGCAGGCCCTCGTGCATCTCCTGGAAGTCCAGGTCTTTGAAGGTGGGCGAGGATTTGGCGCGCTCTTTGCGTGAGGCGCGGCGTTTGTACGAAGAACCTTTCAGGTCATACTTGTAGTGCATCTTCATGGCTCGTGGCAGCACGTTGTTCATCACCACAACACGGATGGTGACACCGCCGCACTGGATGCAGTAAAGACCGTAGAACTTGGGCAGCAACGTCCTCGGGttctgattcagattctgaaaaaaaaaaaaaaaaaagacaaatgctgTTCAGCTGAGTCAGAGATACTTACCTCAAGAGAAACCTGAACTCTTATTATGTGTGTATATCCTGGGCACGAGATCCAAAGCCtgcaaatgaaataacatcTACTAATCCCAATGTTAATGCGTTGTCATAAATATGTCCACATCCTGATGGTTAAAATGGGCATGAGAGTGATCAACGTCTGAGAAATGTGCTCATAAGAACCAGCTAATGAGCAAAACAATTTGAAAGACTCACTCCATTAACTGTGACACAAAAATCCTTACTCCTACAGCCAGCTTCATAGCATTCAGCTGATAGACAACaggcagcagcaacacacagtttgttttgaaGAGAAACACTAAACATAAGCGTAACTTTGTTTGCTTACACAGAGTACCTGTAATCAAAAGTCATATtcaaaatgttaataaatgataaatatggGCCTGTAGGGAGTTCTCAGCTCACCATGTAGTAACCAGGCAGCAGCTTCTGCAGGAACTCCGCCTCTTTATGCTGCACTGTCTTGATGATGAACTCATCATCGCTGGTGAGGTAGAACCACGAACTGCTGGCCCCCGGATTGGACAGCTCGATCAGAGGCTCGTTGCAAATGGAGTACTGCAATTCAGAATGATGCAATTCTTTCAGTTTTGCACTTATTGCAGTGGAAACTTCCACCACGCTCTGCTGAATATGaatgtgactgtgtttgtgagCGTCCACGCACCAGATAATCATCTGGTTTAATGCCAAACAGCTCTCTGAAGTAGCGAAAGGCCAGTGGGGCATATGTCTTCAGCCGGAAATCTGGGTAGTGATGTGCTGGAGTCAGGTTGCTGCCCTCACtgcaaaataagaaaagaacgtgtttaaaaaaatctgtataaaattACACAACAATAGGTGCTTCCCACAATTTTACATGTTACAGGTAAAAAAATAACGCAATAAATGAGTCTCAGGGTCCAAGTACTGCTCATGTTGGCTTCACCGTAACGCTGTCAGTGCTTATTGGGAGACGAGAATACAACAACACCATTATTAACATCATTAGTTCAGTTTTTCTTCCAATATTAATTGTCAGCTGCCCCTATTGCTACAACGTGTATTGTAATGTAGTAGTTATCTGCTAAATAATCAGGCTGAACTAACTGACTCCACAATACTTTCTATTATGGTCAACATCATATTAGGTAATATGTACAACATTTTGTAAAAGTTGTGTGATTTGTTATTTGATCCAGAGAAAGTTTCCATAGCAAACTGAACAATACAGTCTGTATGTTACATTTTTATCTTGGTATATGGAATACTGAATAAGTATTCGGTATTTGCACCGTGGATCATGATGAGGTTAGTCTTAGACATTTAGACATGAACAACGGTTCATTTAAAGACCAAAAAGTAGAATTTGTGAGGTCTGTGGGTTGTCgctatttttttaaagtaatttttttcaattgtttGGAAAATCAGACattatttgcttaaaaaataatacatgtggatgaaatcaAAAGGGTGTACCTGGGCAGGAAGACACTCTCCACCACAGAGAAGTCCTGCATGAGGACATCTCTGTCTGGTTTGGAGCTGAGGTTTCCCACAGCGTAACTGATGCCCAGCTGGATGGCTCCTTTCAGGGTGGCTGAGGTCGGctaacataaacataaacaggaagcagaaagtttcaatgttttaaatgtttaaaataacccaaacaaaacagctgagaCCTTATTTTTCACCCACTGCTCTCAATAACTCAACGTTTGATCCAGTTGATGTTATTCGGATTGGGATCTGACATTTTCGTCATATTCAGCTGTACTTCATACTCAGCACTAATTAGCCAAAGCTAACATTGCACGCTATATTACCCTTTTAATCTTGAATTTATTCTAAGTCATTCACTAATAATGAGTGAATGAGATGAGAGATTTCTTCTCATCCCTGGAAAACAACATACAGTACACAACAACATTAAATCACTGAAATACTGAATAAAATATCCCAGTTGGAAAAACGAAGCAAAAGCTCAGTTTATAGTATTAAGTAACTGTTGCCGATCTTGATCATGTAGGATATAACTGAAAGGTTTCATTGATAAATGAAGCCTCGAGGCCAACTAGGACATTTTTTAAACTTCCGTctacaaaaactgcagtttgttctGACTTTCTTCTAAATACTGAATaattaaaagtttgaaaagaaaCTGGTGATGAATACTGATGTTGGCTTACCTTTTTATGATCCTTTGACACTTTAGAGGTTTTGGTTCCCCCTCCAACACTGTCAGCGCTGGCAGTTGACATCTTTGAACGGAATAAAATTGATTAGAGGGAAGCTCTGTCCAGTAGGAGTTCCTGTTTCCCTCACTGGATGATAAACAACCTGACGTGATGATTTACCTTTAATTGGCTTTACCAAAACTGCATTTTTCAGCTGCACCGCTCCTGTAGATGAGTCAGAGTGAAGACGAGTTACACAGTGTGTGCCATTTGCATGAATGTCAATGCAAAGCACATGTCAGCTGGTGGAAAATTGCACAAAGCTGACCAATTGCTGAAGTTGTAGTGATTTCTCAAGGCTTAAAATAAACTCATCTTGTGTCAGAAACCCATGCAACTTCAACAGATTCTGCATTTCAAATCCCTAACAGAACTTACAGTTTAGTGCAGAACGTACAATGTGCAGACCCGTCTGTCTGGAGTGCTGCTGCATTCTGAGGAGAccgtcagtgtttgtgtgagtttttAACTCCAGAATTAAACCTTTGAACCCAATTAAGAGGGATTGGAAAATCATTATGCACCAAATCCCCCTGTTTTATAACAGTGTACAGTGAGGACTCAGTGATTTCACACATCCATGGGTAGCGCTGGACTCCCTAAAAGGACACAGGGAtgatcaaaacagaaagaataACTCATCTGTTTTTACATCACTTGACTACACAGTATAGTCAATTTAGGATGAGTAGCAGGAGTTTATTTGGGTGCTTACTGtcaatttttcaaaataaatgcagataGAAAAAAAACTAGGGCTTTAACTTCtatgtatacacacattttgACCAATTTCAAAAGTGAACTAGACATTCATTATTCTTTGTCACAAAATTTCCACAAATTTACCCCTTTGACAGttatgcatctttttttttatatttgttcttACCCATTCCCCTAAACCAAACACTGCTAAAATGATAAGTTGTCAGCTACGAAAGGTTTAGCACTCTATAACAACCAAATCACAAAAGCAAATGCTGCTGGATAGGATTTACAGAAGAACAGCCTGGTTGAAACTAGGAGTTGTTGCGAAAGGCCGAAAAATTGCCAGTGGCACGTTAATCGTGTTTATGTAATAAATAATCGGACACCAAGAATAAAAAGGTGtgaaccaaaaacattttttttaattctcaaGGTTTGCattagcagattttttttttcatttaacactAAGAACAAAGAAATGAACCACAGATTGACACATTGAAACAAAACCTCCATTACAAATCCTTATCAGCACATAACACTTCTTTAAAGAGGACTCTCCTCTAAATGTTTAAGCATCCTGAGTGAACCTGCAAAATCAAGCAGAGATCCGACCAGACCACCCCATGTTTATTTTAAGCATTGCCTCAGGATGTGGTCTTGTGGTCTGAGTATAAGACTGTTTGTCAAGGAtctactgtactgtacatctagtttgtttgcatatttgaaTTAGAAGCTGAAGAGATCAAGTGGCCTGCTGAAGCTTATTTCTTTTCAAGACTTAGTAATTAGGGGTCTGGGTACCCGATGGGGTTAATTTGAGGCAATGATGGCTTACTTCAGGTTTCCTGTGCAGTCCTGTGCATAGTGAAATCACAGTGGATGATGTAACAACACAACATGGGTGAAAACATGATGGATTAAGTGCTTCTGAATACACCAGTCTGTGTTGTTCATACACTGAGAGATCAGatatcacagcaaaaaaaaatatattttgtttttttttttgcaaataaatcAGATTGCTAATCTCACCATATTATCGaccaaaaatacaaaagcatttGACTGTGAATGTTGACAGGTAGTGTTTGATAGTTTccactgtaaaatgttttttggcatctcactttaaaaaagtatttacagGTTTTTACAAGAACActtatctgttttcttctcttcaaaTGACAGCGATAAATGGCATATACATGTTCATGTGCTGGACAGTTTAGCTCTTCAGTACAGCAGCGTTTCATTCGcactacttttatttggacAAAGATTCAGCCAGGACGATACCAGGTGCTATATGCTACTGCCAGCATGCTAACATGTTCACAAAGACAATGCTAATATGCTAATGTTCAACAGGCATAATGTTTACACTGGTCACAATCATAGTTTAGTGTGTTAGTGTGGAAGgttaagttattattatttatcttttgtgGGCCATGAATATTTGTAACAGATTTAATATGATTCCATGCAAAAAGTTGATgagacatgaaaacacaaaaatgagaCAGATCAGAAAAGTCCATCAacactttcattgttttgtcAGCAAAGTACACCTGACCTGCTCAAGGTGGACTCGTAGATCATGACTATTTACGGTACCCCATGGGGCCCCTGAATATTTGCTTTACATTGATTCTTATTCCATTGTAAAGTTGTGGAGATATATACTCAAAACCACAAAGTGAGAGGGAACAAAAAAAGTCCTCCGAAGCAGGACACAACTTCTGACAACCATCAATGTTTTGAAGatattttaagtgaaaatattaataaataaccTAAGAAAGGAGCAAAGGTCACCAAAAGGATTAGTGCTGTGATTCTGCTCCATGTTTCATGGCGATTCATCCAGTAGTTGTGGAGATATTTCAGGGTGGGCCGAAGTGAAGGACCAAGCAAAAAGCAGTGTGCTCAAGTGACTCAACTCAAGAGTCCACACGTAGTGGAGGCcatattcttttattttaatgtacacTGATGTAGTAACGCCATTAATGGAAATGGATTAGTACAGACAATATAAAGTCCGAAATCAACGTAGTCTttaacacagcaacacaaactaaaCATCATAACCTTTTTGGAGGTGCTGGACTCACTATAGACTGCATACGTTTGGCTTGATTCAGCGCAGACACTGCATGCACACTGCAGCCCTTCCTTTGCATACATGTAAATGATCAGAGCCCCATTTtactttctgtctctgactgaaGGGAAGTAGAGCTAATTTCCTCTTGTGATACGATCATCAGCTCCTCTTCCCCCTGAACGTCACACAAGTGTCCCACAGGCTTTGTGACAGCACAATTTTTCCTCACAACAGGAGACAATCACACCAAGTCTGTAGCTGAGAGCAGGGATTCTGACACAGACATAAATTTGACAGCTTCTTCCCTCGATAAGCAAGTTGGCAAAAGAACACCATGTTCACTGAGCAGAAATGAACGTTGCCTTACCTCAACAGACATGGCCGGACCCAGATGGAGGTGGGATAGGTGGCGGTCACTGAGACAAAGATGACAGGTAGATGCTGCGTGATAGAAACGCTCTggcacactgactgactgtggtGAAATGAGGTGAAGTTTTGCAGAAACTGTAGAGCATCCTCAccacttcctccctctctctctttcttcccttctcgctctctcttgctctctctccgCCTACCTGTTGTATTATTCCACAGATCTGTGAGTCAGACTGAATTGCACTTGTTTGTCTTTAAGTCTTTTACATTCAATTAATTCAATAACATGGATGTTTTATTTGGCTTTAATTTGTAATGAGTTTTGTTGTAATGTCTTTATGTGGAGACTTATTATTGAGAGAATGATAAGGGTTGTATAATGTGAATCCGTTCACTAATTTATGATTTAAATTGATCTTTGTTgtaatgaaaattattttattgatagTTAGAAAATGTTTAGAAGAACACATTATAATTTATGGCTGCTTATTTTGGAAGGTAGTTTAAACCATCATGGGTCAGAGGACAATAAATAGCCCATAAATAGAGGACAGGAAATGAGGCATGAGAGAGAGTTGGAAATGACGTCGGCCGAGTTCCCCAGCTGAACTTGAGCCAAAGGTGTAATAGATCATTTACTACTCATAAGTACAATTTTATGGCACTTTACCgtatatttcacaaaaaaaataaatgcatttatgcAATGATGTTATGTAATTTATCaccatacaaacacacatatacatgcatacatgtgtgtaatatgtacatttatacatttattaataTACAGGGCAATCTGCTACGCTCATCCTGGTTGAACTTAAACAGTTAGTTTAATCTGTAGCTCCTAAACCATAAAACTGTGAG
This sequence is a window from Echeneis naucrates chromosome 12, fEcheNa1.1, whole genome shotgun sequence. Protein-coding genes within it:
- the pip5k1ba gene encoding phosphatidylinositol-4-phosphate 5-kinase, type I, beta a isoform X1 — translated: MSTASADSVGGGTKTSKVSKDHKKPTSATLKGAIQLGISYAVGNLSSKPDRDVLMQDFSVVESVFLPSEGSNLTPAHHYPDFRLKTYAPLAFRYFRELFGIKPDDYLYSICNEPLIELSNPGASSSWFYLTSDDEFIIKTVQHKEAEFLQKLLPGYYMNLNQNPRTLLPKFYGLYCIQCGGVTIRVVVMNNVLPRAMKMHYKYDLKGSSYKRRASRKERAKSSPTFKDLDFQEMHEGLHFDSDTYNALMNTLQRDCRVLESFKIMDYSLLLGIHVLDRKPLSRGSRCDSRKGQKVLYSTALESIQGNLKDPEPVADDDTLGGIPAKHKDESLLIFLGIIDILQSYRFIKKVEHSWKALVHDGDTVSVHRPSFYADRFLKFMGSTVFKKIHPLRGSSSKRKKGSLYAVKSASQEFLSTQKEEKKEEKKAQSMDNLDGNLYSSSIQPDLLPRTAVSFESTQNDEDGREKSEDRRASSSTIALDDPLPPLSRSQSESELDVYL
- the pip5k1ba gene encoding phosphatidylinositol-4-phosphate 5-kinase, type I, beta a isoform X2; the encoded protein is MSTASADSVGGGTKTSKVSKDHKKPTSATLKGAIQLGISYAVGNLSSKPDRDVLMQDFSVVESVFLPSEGSNLTPAHHYPDFRLKTYAPLAFRYFRELFGIKPDDYLYSICNEPLIELSNPGASSSWFYLTSDDEFIIKTVQHKEAEFLQKLLPGYYMNLNQNPRTLLPKFYGLYCIQCGGVTIRVVVMNNVLPRAMKMHYKYDLKGSSYKRRASRKERAKSSPTFKDLDFQEMHEGLHFDSDTYNALMNTLQRDCRVLESFKIMDYSLLLGIHVLDRKPLSRGSRCDSRKGQKVLYSTALESIQGNLKDPEPVADDDTLGGIPAKHKDESLLIFLGIIDILQSYRFIKKVEHSWKALVHDGDTVSVHRPSFYADRFLKFMGSTVFKKIHPLRGSSSKRKKGSLYAVKSASQEFLSTQKEEKKEEKKAQSMDNLDGNLYSSSIQPDLLPRTAVSFESTQNDEDGREKSERN